A window of the Euwallacea similis isolate ESF13 chromosome 20, ESF131.1, whole genome shotgun sequence genome harbors these coding sequences:
- the MED27 gene encoding mediator of RNA polymerase II transcription subunit 27 yields MERDLEGLHSALNSLKVLRSNVRRVFESVSNGLRADHGEEGKENKYILELQELLTTVNNNLRDVENHVASLTPPPGAFNLGNTTYLSQETTQEKQQLYGQLVNSYKWTDKIREYSALAGNILASNSFNKTYKTLSTTKRRKTQTSNHNVAPEVIENLITTVDRLFNDVTITTNRPFVPNPVIQVTLGRVLKASIAFKGLMIEYVVVKNFSENNDLWTESRYKVFRKVTENCHAAMCHFHSPMMPELAVRSFMHWFHSYITLFSAPCKRCSKHLNYNLPPTWRDLRSLEPFHEECK; encoded by the exons ATGGAAAGAGATTTGGAGGGTCTTCATTCAGCCTTAAATTCCCTCAAAGTCCTCAGATCTAACGTACGCCGCGTGTTTGAATCTGTAAGTAACGGTTTACGAGCGGATCATGGAGaagaaggaaaagaaaataaatacatctTAGAACTCCAAGAGCTTTTAACTAccgtaaataataatttacgaGATGTGGAAAATCACGTCGCGAGTCTTACGCCCCCACCAGGAGCCTTTAATTTGGGTAACACCACTTATTTAAGTCAAGAAACCACTCAGGAGAAACAGCAGTTATATGGGCAGTTGGTGAATAGCTACAAATGGACTGACAAAATTCGAGAGTACAGCGCTCTTGCTGGAAACATATTGGCGTCAAACTCGTTTAACAAAACTTACAAAACTTTAAGCACCACAAAGCGTAGGAAAACACAAACAAGTAACCATAATGTTGCCCCTGAAGTTATCGAAAATCTGATTACCACAGTGGACAGGCTGTTTAATGATGTCACAATTACTACAAATAGGCCATTTGTGCCTAATCCTGTTATTCAGGTTACTCTAGGTAGGGTGCTGAAGGCCTCTATTGCATTTaaag GTCTAATGATTGAATATGTAGTAGTTAAAAACTTCTCAGAAAACAATGATTTATGGACCGAATCCAGATACAAAGTGTTCCGAAAAGTCACTGAGAACTGTCATGCTGCAATGTGCCACTTTCATTCTCCTATGATGCCTGAACTTGCGGTGCGATCATTCATGCACTGGTTCCATAGCTACATCACCTTATTCAGTGCCCCCTGCAAACGCTGCTCAAAACATTTGAATTACAACTTGCCCCCTACTTGGAGGGATTTAAGGTCTTTGGAACCTTTTCACGAAGAGTGCAAATAg
- the LOC136415663 gene encoding ubiquinone biosynthesis protein COQ9, mitochondrial-like isoform X2, whose amino-acid sequence MSFFSTLHLSALRIASRRTYCIWVTQAQYFSSTPSKQDSTEYEEDIKNKILAASLPYVLELGWSKECLVRGAERVGYPGIAYGMFTHGAGDLVHYFNTSSNSKLKEILQQLQNEFSQKPVAPEKFVELAIQERLKLLVPYIHKWPQAIAIMSLPPNVPYSLAALLTMIDDICYYAGDRSVDFNWYMRRLGVAGVYKATELYLIQDKSEGNQQTWDFLRRRMEEAVQLYGIIRKSDIAGQGVKDVAKSVFVTARNMLGVSWNK is encoded by the exons ATGTCTTTCTTCTCCACCCTCCATTTATCAGCATTGAGAATTGCGTCCAGAC GTACGTATTGCATATGGGTTACACAAGCGCAATACTTTTCAAGTACCCCTTCAAAACAGGATAGTACGGAGTATGAAGAGGATATTAAGAATAAGATTCTGGCCGCCTCCCTCCCTTATGTTCTAGAGCTGGGCTGGTCTAAGGAATGTCTCGTTAGGGGTGCCGAAAGGGTGGGCTACCCTGGCATCGCCTATGGGATGTTTACTCATGGAGCGGGCGACCTCGTCCACTACTTCAATACTAGTTCAAATTcgaaattgaaagaaattctACAACAG CTCCAAAAtgaattttcccaaaaaccaGTTGCCCCTGAAAAGTTTGTTGAGTTAGCCATTCAAGAGCGATTAAAGTTGCTGGTTCCTTATATCCATAAATGGCCGCAAGCCATTGCTATAATGTCTTTGCCTCCAAATGTGCCATATTCCCTGGCCGCGTTGTTGACGATGATTGACGATATTTGTTATTATGCGGGTGACAGGTCAGTAGAC TTTAATTGGTATATGCGCCGATTAGGAGTAGCCGGAGTGTACAAAGCGACAGAATTGTATCTAATACAAGATAAATCTGAAGGAAATCAACAAACTTGGGATTTTCTGAGGAGGAGAATGGAAGAAGCAGTTCAGCTGTATGGGATCATTAGGAAATCAGATATTGCTGGACAAGGCGTGAAGGACGTTGCCAAATCAGTATTTGTGACT GCAAGGAATATGTTAGGAGTGAGCTGGAACAAGTAG
- the LOC136415663 gene encoding glomulin-like isoform X1, giving the protein MSDSLKGLAKALHIALQDGDTDYVMKLFNAREHQDEIKNNSSDVIRAICCHLTFANQETNPEVFECCFKLINTISVSSNTEDVLLQLVTEIEESKDKSKFTALLEPLYEVLVRTSPKKYTSFCWCFNAIQTFLCNNNMLRDYGNTKANKTCAPDERRFVYNIAYLYEKVIIFYTKCQTFVESEDQTLRNVIRKFLMQLLGNVFSHLTAGRGGLTMSEGRKLAEQIVERIFKNLSVVDPIALSELWYDRDPNDFTRTDIYSLANYMFLIYSEGLHYTSIPKVYTHQFVLESSLHLATSMLELGNIVEIENGIKLTLRLLSPIGIGELPYDLLVCERHPQFCTVVTNVIIYNYCEKLRKAAMQMFIQYLLRFEPKALYTILYNLLTTINHSGMKGFLVTIYKDSLDKNFTKKSEDLLPFYRGPKMFRLLRKFCHLEEMENTNIIDNSDQIISALNLIRYMILKDKDNITQLKDFVPVLEEIFLDPLRRGLELSKAHYDLEIHNINNEQSGNDEALSNAYGPEFPKMSKLERLNFLKISRTVLDVISCLLVRVTEVIEN; this is encoded by the coding sequence ATGTCAGACTCCCTCAAGGGACTTGCTAAAGCCTTGCATATTGCGCTGCAAGATGGGGACACTGATTATGTCATGAAATTGTTCAATGCTCGTGAACACCaggatgaaattaaaaacaattcctCAGACGTTATTCGAGCAATATGTTGTCATCTTACTTTTGCAAATCAAGAGACCAACCCTGAAGTGTTTGAATGCTGTTTTAAGCTTATTAATACTATAAGTGTCAGCTCAAACACAGAAGATGTCTTGTTACAGTTGGTGACTGAAATTGAGGAATCCAAAGACAAATCCAAGTTTACAGCATTGCTTGAACCATTATATGAAGTTCTCGTCAGAACTTCACCTAAGAAATATACTTCATTTTGCTGGTGTTTTAATGCCATTCAGACATTCTTGTGTAACAACAACATGTTGCGTGACTATGGAAACACTAAGGCAAATAAGACATGTGCACCTGATGAAAGACGTTTTGTTTATAACATTGCATatctttatgaaaaagttataattttctaTACTAAATGTCAAACCTTTGTGGAGTCAGAAGATCAGACTCTTCGGAATgtgataagaaaatttttaatgcaacttTTAGGGaatgttttttctcatttgaCTGCAGGAAGAGGGGGGCTCACCATGAGTGAAGGAAGAAAATTAGCTGAGCAGATAGTTGAGagaatctttaaaaatctgaGTGTTGTAGATCCAATTGCGCTGTCTGAATTGTGGTATGATAGGGATCCTAATGACTTCACCAGAACAGACATTTACAGTCTTGCaaattatatgtttttaatttattctgaaGGCCTACATTATACGTCTATACCAAAGGTGTACACACATCAGTTTGTGCTTGAATCTTCCTTACATCTTGCAACCAGTATGTTAGAATTAGGGAACAtagttgaaattgaaaatggcaTAAAGTTGACCCTGCGTCTCCTGAGTCCTATTGGAATTGGGGAGCTTCCATATGATCTCTTAGTTTGTGAACGTCACCCCCAGTTCTGTACAGTGGTGACAAATGTTATAATCTACAATTACTGTGAGAAGCTTCGCAAAGCAGCCATGCAGATGTTTATTCAGTATTTATTGCGTTTCGAGCCAAAGGCTCTTTATACAATACTTTACAATTTGCTCACTACCATCAACCATAGTGGCATGAAGGGATTTTTAGTCACCATCTATAAAGATTCATTAGAcaaaaactttactaagaAAAGTGAAGATTTGCTACCGTTTTATCGGGGCCCCAAAATGTTTAGATTGCTACGGAAATTTTGCCACCTTGAGGAAATGGAGAATACCAACATTATAGATAATTCCGACCAGATAATATCCGCCCTTAACTTGATCAGATACATGATCCTCAAGGATAAGGACAACATCACTCAGCTAAAAGACTTTGTACCAGTTTTGGAGGAGATATTCCTAGATCCATTAAGGAGAGGCCTGGAATTGTCAAAGGCCCATTATGATTTGGAGatacataatataaataacgAGCAATCCGGCAATGATGAGGCCCTGTCCAACGCTTATGGGCCAGAGTTTCCCAAGATGAGCAAGCTAGAGCGGttgaattttcttaaaatatcccGAACTGTGTTAGACGTGATTAGCTGTTTATTAGTTAGAGTTACTGAAGTTatagaaaattga